Below is a window of Mycolicibacterium rhodesiae NBB3 DNA.
CCGTCGGCACCGGCTCGGGGCCACACGGAGTAGTCATCGACACTTCCGGAACGCGGGCATGGGTCACAAACACCTACGACAACACGGTGTCCGTCATCGACCTACCCAGCCGGTCGATTGTGGCGACAATCGCTGTCGGCACGGGTCCCAGCGGGATCAGCTACACGTCGCGCCCCCCGGCCGCATCCGGCACAACGACCGCCACGCTGAAAGTCCCAGCACAATCCCCGAGCGTCCAAGACCACACTGCGCACCATTAACCAAGGCGGGCATGAGCAGACGCAGCGCCTTTGACGTCCGTGGACACGTGAAGGTCTTTTGTTAGTCCGAGATTGTGCCTAATGGACACCCGATCGCAGACGTTGTCCCATCGGCTCGCGCAGCTGGCCGATGCAACGTTGAAACGTCACTACTAGAACAATCACAGAAGGTGTGCGATGGCAGATGCAGCCTACGGCTTGTGGCCGTTAGTACTCGTGAACACCTTGCTATTCGCGGCATTTGGACTGAGTTTCTTTCACCCACGAACAAATCATGATTGGCGGGCGATGGGTGCATACACCGCCTTCTTGGTGGCGCTGTTCACCGAAATGTATGGCATCCCGTTAACCGTGTATCTGCTCGGGAGCTGGCTTGGATCACGGTTCCCGCTGCTGCGCGACACCCACGCCGGCGGGCACCTGTGGAATGACCTGATCGGTTGGACCGGCGACCCACATCTAAGCCCCTTCCATCTCGCCAGCTATGTGGCAATCGGCGCGGGCTTCTGGCTCATCGCAGCCGGCTGGCGGCATCTGCACGAGGCGGCCCGGGCCGATCGGCTCGCCACCACCGGACCGTATGCTTGGGTACGGCATCCGCAATACGACGGCTTTCTGCTGGTGATGATGGGCTTCTTGTTGCAGTGGCCGACAATCCCCACCCTGATCATGTTCCCCGTGCTCGTCTATATCTACGCGCGACTGGCTCGCACCGAAGAACGCGCGGTAGCGGACCGATTCGGCCAGCAGTGGAACGAATACGCAGCGCGAACCTCGGCATTCGTGCCCCACATCCGCTCGCTCACACGTAAACCGCCCCATACGCCTCTCGTTCAGCGGTGAGGACCGTCGCGACTGATTGGCCAGTAGGTGAGGTCGCCGGATGCGATTACTGGCTCTCGGGGATACGGCGCGGTGGGCGCACGGGCCGACCGGGTGGTCGACCTGCACGATCCCGGTGCCGGTTCCCTGCGGGCGGCGCTGGGCGAGGTGGATGTCGCGCTCATAGTGACGATGGGACCGGGCGCCAACGATCCGACGCTGCAAGTCTTTTCATGCCGAGTAAGCCGCGTCCGTCCAACCACGGCGCGGATTTCGTGCGCAGGCTGAACGCGAGCGCCGAACGGCGAAGCGAACAGTCAAGGATTGGGGAGAAGCTCAACGCGGGGTCGAACCGCCAACCACAAATCGCGGTGCTCACCGAGGCGCTGGCCCGGGCTGCCAGTGCATGTCCCCGGGCACGACACCGAGGGCAAGCGGGAGATCCTGGTCTGCACCGCCATCGCCGAGCGACCCGGGCCTTCGCTGAGCACTGCAGTGAGCAGAGGCCGTTACGCCTACGCTGCTCGTGCGCATCGGTCTCGCCGCGTGCTACTTGCCGGATCGGTCGGTGCGTTCGTTGGTTGTCATGAGTAGCAGGATCAGCGGTCCGACGATCATTGCCAACGGGAGGAGCAATAGCGCGATCCCGTGGGTGACCAACACGATGGCGGCGAAGAGCACGCCCAAGGTGATAAGGACGTACGCAGATATGTGGTGGTTGTTTGACATTGCGCCGCGTGCCGGTCGCGTGCCTAGAGGACAATGTCGATCACTGCAGGGCCAGATGTCATTCGCGAGCGCCGTCATCTTGTTGGTGACGCCAGGCAAAGCCGCCCTGACAGCCTGGCCGCGGCTCGTCATTGTGGCGCGGACAGAAGACATTTCGTGTGCGGCGCCTCGCTGAAGTGCTCCCGAAGTCACTCAGCCAGCCAGCGCAGGGCCGAGATGTCGTCGCCGAGTCGCCCGACTTCTCGCCTCACCGACCGAGCCGGCACAAGTGCTAGCGTCGCGTCCGTGACGGGAAATGCGGCCTCCGCGCTGCGGATTGGCATCCTGGGCGCAGCGTGTATCGCACCGATGGCGCTCATCAAGCCAGCCAAACGAAACGACGAGGTCGTGGTCGCCGCTGTGGCGGCGCGCGACGTCTCGCGTGCCCGGGCCTTTGCCGCCAAACACGGCATCGCCCGGGTCCACGCAAGCTACGAGACACTGATCGCCGACGCGGACCTCGACGCAATCTACAACCCGCTGCCGAACAGCTTGCACGGCCGGTGGACCCGCGCCGCACTGGCCAGCGGCAAGCACGTGCTGTGCGAAAAGCCGTTCACCGCCAACGCCGCCGAAGCCAGTGAGATCGCCGAACTCGCCGCGAAGTCCGGCCGGGTCGTGATGGAGGCGTTCCATTACTACTACCACCCGCTGGCTGCGCGAATTAGGCAGATCATTGCCTCGGACGAATTGGGGAAGCTTGAGCGGGTGGAGGCGACCTTGTGCTACCCGCTACCGAAGTTCTCCGACATCCGCTACAACTACTCGCTCGCCGGCGGCGCGACGATGGACGCCGGGTGCTATGCGGTCCATATGGCCCGCACGTTCGGCGGTGCAACTCCGGAAGTTGTTTCGGCGCAGGCGAAACTGCAGGATCGGCAGATCGACCGGGCCATGACGGCCGAGTTTGCCGGCGGGCACACCGGCCGGGTCCACTGCTCGATGTGGTCGTCGGATCTGCTGCAGATCAGCGCGAAGGTGGTTGGCGACCAGGGCGAGTTGCGCGTGCTCAATCCGGTAATGCCCCAGTTCTTTCACCGGCTCTCCGTCCGATCAGCCGACGGCACGCGGGTGGAGCGTTTCTCGCGCCGCGCGTCCTACGCATATCAGCTCGACGCTTTCGCCGCGGCAGTGCTGCGCGGCGAACCGGTGACCACGACGTCCGAAGACGCGGTCGAGAACATGACCGTCATCGATGCGATCTATCGCGCCGCTGGCCTCCCACTCCGCGAACCCAGCTGAACGCGCCCGACGCGTTGCTGGCTTGCCGTGCCGCGCAGGACCGATCCGTCACGAGGCGAAACCGCTGGTGAAGACGCCGGCAGCGGAGTCGTCATCCAGCAACAAGGGTGCGGCCCTGCTGGCGTGAACGTGCGAGCACCAACGAAGCAACAACCAGCAGGCCGCCGAGCCAGGCCAGCCCGGCCAGCAGTGGTCCGGTCTGGTCGAAGTGTGCGGTCAGGCCGGTGTCGAAAAGTACCTTGGTCCAGCCGTATCCAGGTAGCAGATTTGCCCATTCCTCGGGTACGGGACGAAGCATCGGGCTCTGAGCGATCCCCAGATCGAGAAACGGGACCAAGAAGGCGATGAACACCCCAGCCACGCGGCCAAACAGCGGTCCGATGATCACGCCGACCAGCGCATAGGTCATGCCGAGCAGTAGGTTGGCGCCGGCGTACCCGGCCCATTGAGCGGCATCGAACACGGTCGCCGTCATGGCCAGCGCGGCCACCGATATGACGACAACGGCAACGGCGACGACGCCGAGCCGGGCCGCCACCACGACGCGCGTGCGGTAGCCGGCCAGCCGCAGCCGTCCGTCTCCGGCTGCGGCGTCGATGACCACGAACATGCCGGCCAGGGCGGCCAGCCCC
It encodes the following:
- a CDS encoding methyltransferase family protein; this encodes MGAYTAFLVALFTEMYGIPLTVYLLGSWLGSRFPLLRDTHAGGHLWNDLIGWTGDPHLSPFHLASYVAIGAGFWLIAAGWRHLHEAARADRLATTGPYAWVRHPQYDGFLLVMMGFLLQWPTIPTLIMFPVLVYIYARLARTEERAVADRFGQQWNEYAARTSAFVPHIRSLTRKPPHTPLVQR
- a CDS encoding Gfo/Idh/MocA family protein; the encoded protein is MTGNAASALRIGILGAACIAPMALIKPAKRNDEVVVAAVAARDVSRARAFAAKHGIARVHASYETLIADADLDAIYNPLPNSLHGRWTRAALASGKHVLCEKPFTANAAEASEIAELAAKSGRVVMEAFHYYYHPLAARIRQIIASDELGKLERVEATLCYPLPKFSDIRYNYSLAGGATMDAGCYAVHMARTFGGATPEVVSAQAKLQDRQIDRAMTAEFAGGHTGRVHCSMWSSDLLQISAKVVGDQGELRVLNPVMPQFFHRLSVRSADGTRVERFSRRASYAYQLDAFAAAVLRGEPVTTTSEDAVENMTVIDAIYRAAGLPLREPS